TGTTTACCAAATGAGCTCCCCTCTTCGTTTTAAGTATTTTAAGTGCCATGCCTCATGAGTGCTAATCACAGCAAATACATTATATTGAGGTTCCCTTTGGAATGTCATCATGTGTTGAAATATGATTTATCTGCAGTTAAAAAAAGGTTACGCATTGTGCACGTGGTGTGTAGTACTAGTACTACGAGTGGAGACGGAGTGTagagatttagactacaggtagacacggagagcacaagatttagactacaggtagacacatacagagtgcacaagatttagactacaggtagacacagagtgaagatttagactacaggtagacatggagtgcataagatttagactacagttAGCTAGACACAGAGTGCataagatttagactacaggtagacactgAGTGCGGTGttcactacaggtggacattgTGTCCAGGTaatatgtccactacattcagactACGACAGACTAGATGATATGTTACAAAGACTtagaaaagatatatttattctgtagtctatatggactttgacagatagaaatatttattgagatcagaaacataatatttatgggaacataaaattgccgttaattactggaaataaTGTGTACTGTAATGTTGATTTGAATTTATACATGTTATTCAAAATAAAGTcaaatgtatcaatacatattaTCATACTATTTTATGTATAAATGAGGACGTTTAGTAGATCAGTGACAAAAGtaataaaagcaaattaactgcatACAGGCCTAGGTTGTTACGGTAAACCACGAACCAAGGATGTAGATGAAATTCTTGTTCGAACACATCAAGTGATGAACTTATGTGAAGTAAGATTTTCAATGTTGGCAAGTCATAGCCCAAGAGAATTTTTGATCAGCATTCCCTTTCTATGTTTTGCCAgctacagtgtatatatttttcacCTCATCCCAATTTAATCTTCTCGCCAGGATAAGGTGTACTTGTACATGTTAACCTATGGCCAGGCTCTCcaacatgcatgtacatgtaactaattagaatggtattgatgtgtttcaaaataataaacctatatgatttttaaacggtaaagtataagtttgtcttaacaaacttccattgaaacaattctaaaatcacatgTATAAATTAAGATACTGCCCCCTATTCTCATAAAGCAGTGCAAACACAACGCAACGATTCTGCAGCcttctggccatctatcgatggtcacttTGAGGTACATGTATAGCTAGATACTGTGGATgacctgtatgtttgacaagttataattattggaccatgacacAATATACAGTCAtgataacttgcggggttgggatcataaacatatattgtGTTTACCGGTATGATTAAGAATAGAATTGAGCTGATTTGGTACATTCGGCTTTTAATAAAggatatgtaattaagctattttaaTACACATACACTATACTTTTAGAATTTCAAATAACAATATGCAAATGTATCGCTAGGTAACTGATTGATATGCATCAAATCTATTTATTTAAAAGCTGAATATTTTACTCAGTATATGGTTTTATTACTGATAGcctattataaaataaaaaatgtcccAAAAGCACAATTTGACTGGTTTACTGCACCGATTCAAATGGAGAGGATAATGAAAGATTTAGGATAATAAAATGAATAACTATTATTTGCTCTTGCagatatctaaaaaaaaaaaaatgattttataggaGCAAAAGAaatttttccattttcattttcccaacagtaaaaattgttttgttatttagtaTCAAATCACGTCATGAAGAACATAGATGAGAAAAGTACCAACTCGGGAGTTTAGATTGATTTCTGTGTGATTTCTGTGTGATTTCTATGTGTTTTCTGTGTGATTTTCAATGATGTGTGATTTCTGTGTGATTTCTGTGTGATTTCTGTGTGATTTTCAATGATGTGTGATTTCTGTGTGATTTCTGTGTGATTTCCAATGATGTGTGATTTCTGTGTGATTTCCAATGATGTGTGATTTCTGTGTGATTTCTGTGTGATTTCCAATGATGTGTGATTTCTGTGTGATTTCCAATGATACAATTACATATGATTTCTGTGTGATTTCCAATGATACAATTACATATGATTTCTGTGTGATTTCTAATAATGTGTGATTTCTATTTGATGTATGATTTCCAATGAACTACACATGCTTTCTATGATGTGTTGTGTGATTTCCaataatacaataaacataATGATGGTATTCTGTATGATTTCTAAGATGTGTGATTCTGTGATGATTTCTGTATGTGTGATTTCGTGATTTCTGTGTGATTTCCAATGATGTGTGATTTCTGTATGATTTCTAATGATGTGTGATTTCTGTGTGATTTCCAATGATGTGTGATTTCTGTATGATTTCTAATGATGTGTGATTTCTGTGTGATTTCAATGATGTGTGAATGATGATGTGTGATTTCTGTATGATTTCTGTGTGATTTCCAATGATGTGTGATTTTTCTGTGTGTGATTTCCAATATGTGTGATTTTGTGTGATTTCCAATAATATGATGTGTGTGATTTCTGTGTGATTTCCAATGATGTGTGATTTCTGTGTGATTTCCAATGATGTGTGATTTCTGTGTGATTTCCAATGATGTGTGATTTCTGTGTGATTTCTAATGATGTGTGATTTCAATGAACTACACACAATTTCTGTGATGTGTGATTTCTATGTGTTTTCCAATGATGTGTGATTTCTATTTGATTTCTAATGATGTGTGATTTCTGTGTGATATTTAGTGATGTTTGATTTCGGTGTGATTTACAATgatttgttatatttacaatgatttgttatttttgtatgaTCTCCTATGATACAACTACACATGATAAATCTATGTACTGACAGGTGTACTGAAGGATATCCAGGACTATTACGACTTAGAGAACTCGGAGGACGGACTTATACAGACAGTGTTTGTACTGACGTACATGGTGTTTTCTCCAATTTTTGGTTTCCTTGGCGATAGATATACAAGGAAATACATTATGGCTGGTGGGATATTTTTCTGGTCGGGCGTCACATTCGCTGGATCTATGATACCTAGAGATGTAAGTATACAGTTTTATAATCATAATTACAacttttctattgtttataatCGTAATAACAACTCTTCTATTGTCTATAATCATAATTACAACCCTTCTATTGTTTATTATCGTATTGTAATTACAACTCTTCTGTTGTTTATTATCGTAATTACAACTCTTCTCTTGTCTATAATGGTAATTACAGTTCTTCTATTGTCTATAATAGTAATTACAACTCTTCTATTGTTTATTATCGTAATTACAACTCTTCTGCTGTCTATAATCGTAATAACAGCTCTTCTATTGTCTATAATCGTAATTACAACTCTTCTCTTTCCTATAATGGTAATTACAGTTCTTCTATTGTCTATAATCGTAATTACAAGTCTCTTCTATTAATCTAATTAATTAATCTAATTACAGCACTTCTATGGTTTTGCTATAATGCGAGCATTAGTGGGTGTTGGTGAGGCAAGTTACTCCACCATCGCTCCCACCATCATAGCCGATCTGTTTACCGGTGGGATGAGGTCCAGAATGCTCATGGTGTTTTACTTTGCCATTCCCGTAGGAAggtttgtacattgtatacagtagTGTATAGTAGTTGCTTATGTTCATAGAGGCTCTAATTTTGCGTAATTTGCGGACCATCCATATTCCAAATATGATGCCTTGCAAAGTTTATCAAAGCAATGGTTTTGCATAAAATATCCTGTCACATGAATGACCTTTTAAAAGCTATGAAGATAATTTGCAAACAACAATAACACCCTATTttaaatttggccaaaaacatccttagAAGAAGGGGAattagagtttgtataaatctttattttagTTCTGCTTTTTTGACAGCAGAAGTGGAGCCCAATTTGGAAATTAGACACAAttagataaaatgttacaatCCTTTTGGAAATAAACACTGAATATGTATTCAGAACATCATTTGGcataacaaaccaggtgagGAATACAGGCCCTATTGGCCTTTTGTTTGCTTGGATATCGTAAACATACCAACTAATTCTGAATCTTTTGTATTTCAGTGGTTTAGGCTACATCGTCGGGTCCAACATTGCTAAAGCTCTAGGCGCCTGGCAGTGGGCGTTAAGGGTAAGAATCGTTAacctattaaaaaaaaatttggtttAGGTTCTTCTTTTTACTCTACAAGTGTTGAAGATAGTGTTGTAGCCCAAGTGAACACTGTACACATATGTGTCTGTCATATATGTGTCCCGAGTGTACATTGACACATGCTATATGTCATTGTGTGAGTGAGAGATGATTGGATGAGAGTGTTGCATCGTCCCCTGCACACCTCATATCACTCGTCCCAACCCTAGTCCATTCCTGCATTCCCCATCAGTGCAAACAGGCTTATTACTAGTTCCGGTCAGTGTGTTATGTCAGAGTCTCTGTTGTAGgtttattctcaatatcttttggggtaATGAAGTCAGAGACAAAATACCaaaggacattcttcatagacaCGAAgtccaaaagatattgagaataatgcttatgatttaattcagataactcaatcaggtTCTAATTTGGCATAAATTTCcttaattttacttttgaatttTGGCGCAATGATATAGAAAATAACttcaaagatctaaccaatagaaatgagtgtaacatatgaaattaaattataaataaccAAACTCAGTGTTATCAATTGACTCCTGCGGGGGACATTGTGATCAAGCTTTCAGTATAGCTTATGTCGTGGCACAGTGTTTTTTTGTCTGCCCATCCATCAGttgtccgtcaacattttctgtaaattactcctagtcatagagttctgcagggattATATCCAAATTTGTCCAAGGCAGAGGAACAGagtttatttcatataaatgttagTGCTGACCCGCTGTGGCaggagggtggggcccaataggaaaaATAGACGTAAATCCTTAGCTACTAgttatagagttctgcatggattataaccaaatttggcttgAAATATCCTTATttgaaggggaatagagtttgcaTAAATCTTGGCTATGACACCCTGGgataggaggggcggggcccaatatgagAAGTAGAGGTTagtcctttaaatcactaccagtcagagttctacatggatttaAACCAGACTTGGCCAGACACATCCTTTGGGGGTAAGATATTTGTACAGGGTTCCCACGCAACCTTGAAAACTGGAAAAAGTggtgaaaattgaaataaaaaatcagGATAAGGAAACCTTGAGAAACAAGgaaaaatttgttgaaaacCTTGATAAAGCCTTCAActttattacttgctttaattTATTTAACTGTGTCCGATCAGCAACAAGCTTATTTATTAATCTCTTAACATGAGATGCACTACAGGGAAGctacacaaacaaacaaatgtaaatatatagttttatcaCTGTTTTCTTTCATAATGAATGTAGTTTTATGCTGGAATAGGTCCAGTCAACATCATTCAAGTTGTATTACTCCTAAAAATAAGCACACAAAGTGTGAAAACATGACTTGAATTTCACTTACTTATTGTCCTTGAAAAAACCTTGGAAAAGCCTTGAATTCTGGTCCAAAAAAATAGTGGGAGCCCAGTGTGTATCAACTTCTCGATATGTGGAAGGCTTAGAGAACTCAGATATTAGGCCCTGTAGCATGCTGAATAAAACACTTTCAAGTTTGTTCACTTGAATGACCTTGAGCAACTTTGCTCTGGGACTTTTGTATAAAGTTACGTGAACATCAAAATTCTTGGGcctatttatatataaagtcacatgcacttaaagtgaacagtcgggcaaggatggctaaagtcggtaataatggtgtgaatgtatccagtataatttcttatgaaatggaaaaataaaatctctcgtcaaaatctgtctgcgtatgAAGAAagtaatttaaagtatgggaattctaaaacgtcctcccggctcactatgtccgtggttacatttccacgcagcctcgctttcaatgctttcaacttttctttactttaatggtcaaaACTGGGAAAAtcagcagaacttgaccgtcgtattaatatgtgagaacttttggaaggccaatgaacgcatttagactggttttctttgcctgactattcactttaaaaactCCTGGGCCTATTGTTGAGGTTATATCTTTGTTGCTGTTGGATATAGTTATGAAACTTGTTTTGCAATGTGCTTATGTGTTTACAGGTGACACCGATTCTCGGTATTGTATGTGTGGTTCTGATTCTGGTGGTCCTTAAGGAGCCAAAGCGAGGCATGTCCGAAGGTGGAGTTACTCTCCATAACACAAGTTACCTCACCGATCTCAAGGAAgttatcaaaatgtaaatacatgtacatcacttttatatacatactcaaaatgtaaatacatcaactcaaaatgtaaatacatcaattttatacacataatcaaaatgtaaatacatcaattttatatacatacgcaaaatgtaaatacatcaattttatatacatactcaaaatgtaaatacaacaactcaaaatgtaaatacatcaaCTCAAAATGTAACTACATCAATTTTATACACataatcaaaatgtaaatacatcagttttatatacatacatcaaaatgtaaatacatactcaattttatatacatcaactcaaaatgtaaatacatcaattttatacacataatcaaaatgtaaatacatcaattttatacacataatcaaaatgtaaatacatcaattttatatacataatcaaaatgtaaatacaacaactcaaaatgtaaatacatcaaCTCAAAATGTAACTacatcaattttatatacaaactcaattttatgtacatacatcaattttatatacatactcaaaatgtaaatacatcaactcaaaatgtaaatacatcaactcaaaatgtaaatacatcaactcaaaatgtaaatacatcaattttatatacatactcaaaatgtaaatacatcaactcaaaatataaatacatcaattttatacacataatcaaaatgtaaatacatcaattttatatacatacgcaaaatgtaaatacttcaatttcatacacataatcaaaatttatatacaaactCAATTTTATGTACATTCCGTATTCGATCCAATAAGTGTGTCACTCTCTATCAGCACCCTACCCCTTTTTCAGGCCTCAATTTTACTTACCCACTTTGACGTAAATACAGGctaaagttataaaaaaaaaaccatgaataTTTCTCTATTTGATTTCCTTTGTTAATTGAATAATGGCTTACTTTGTACAATGGTTTTGTTAAATGTTATCCAAAACGTGGTCATATTAAGCGACCTTTCATTTTCCAATTTTTTAAACACCCTAAGGGCATATTGGAAGAATTATGgtaataatttcatatacaAATTGATATAGTGAATATTATTCTTTCAATAAAAGGGTccttaaatatagaatttaaTTACATACAAACGTAAAATATTCATCATACTGACTAGtttctcttttgttttcttcaCAGACCAAGTTTTGTGCTGTCCACTATAGGATTTACCTGTGTAGCCTTTACAACCGGCGCCCTTGCACTGTGGGCCCCACTCTTCATGTACGACTCCATCGCGTCTCAAGGCAAAGAGGCCTCACAGGCTGGGTAGGTATATGTAGGGGTAGTTCGGGGGTATAACTGTCAAGTCTCAAGGAGGCCACACAGGCTGGGTAGGTATATGTAGGGTAGTTTGGGGTATAACTATCGAGTCTCAAGGAGGCCACACAGGCTGGGTAGGTATACGTAGCATAGTTTGGGGGTATAACTATCAGGCTTCGAGGAGGCCACACAGGTTGGGTAGGTATATGTAGAGTAGTTTGGGGGTATAACTATCAAGTCTCAGGGAGGCCACATAGGCTGGGTAGGTAGTTTGGGGGTATAACTATCAAGTCTCAGGGAGGCCACACAGGCTGGGTAGGTATACGTAGGGGTAGTTTGGGGGTATAACTATCAGGTCTCAAGGAGGCCACACAGGCTGGGTAGGTATATGTAGGGTAGTTTGGGGGTATAACTATCAAGTCTCAAGGAGACCACACAGGCTGGGAAGGTATACATAGGGGTAGATTAGGGATATAACTATCAGGTCTCAAGGAGGTCACACAGGCTGGGTAGGTATATGTAGGGGTAGTTGGGGGTATAACTATCAGGCCTTAAGGAGGCCACACAGGCTGGGTACGTATATGTAGGGGTAGTTTGGGGGTATAACCATCTGGTCTCAAGGAGGCCACACAGGCTGGGTAGGTATATGTAGGGGTAGTTTGGGGGTATAACTATCAAGTCTCAAGGAGGCCACACAGGCTGGGTAGGTATATGTAGGGGTAGTTTAGGGGTATAACTATCAGGTCTCAAGGAGGTCACACAGGCTGGGTAGGTATACGTAGGATTTAGTTTGGGGGTATAACTATCATGTCTCATGGAGATCACACAGGCTGGGTAGGTATATGTTGGGGTAGTTTAGGGGTATAACTATCAAGTCTCAAGGAGGCCACACAGGCTGGGTAGGTATATGTAGGATAGTTTGGGGGTATAACTATCAAGTCTCAAGGAGGCCACACAGGCTGGGTAGTTATATGTAGGATAGTTTGGGGGTATAACTATCAAGTCTCAAGGAGGCCACACAGGCTGGGTAGTTATATGTAGGATAGTTTGGGGGTATAACTATCAAGTCTCAAGGAGGCCACACAGGCTGGGTAGTTATATGTAGGATAGTTTGGGGGTATAACTATCAAGTCTCAAGGAGGCCACACAGGCTGGGTAGTTATATGTAGGATAGTTTGGGGGTATAACTATCAAGTCTCAAGGAGGCCACACAGGCTGGGTAGTTATATGTAGGATAGTTTGGGGGTATAACTATCAAGTCTTAAGGAGGCCACACAGGCTGGGTAGTTATATGTAGGATAGTTTGGGGGTATAACTATCAAGTCTCAAGGAGAGGCTGGGTAGGTAATTGAAGACAATCAGTAACCATGACCAGTTGTCTCGTCAATGGTATACAGTGAAACCTGACTTTACCGACACTCTGGGACCAAGTAAACATGACAGAAAAGACAGGTGTTGATAAAGTAAAAAGTTCGGTAAAGTTTCACTGTATGAGAAATATACTGCATCTATTAGCCAGTTATTTTCGCCAGGGATGATTATTTTGCGATTTTTTGGAACATTACTATGTTCATGAAAATTTGAAGAAAtggtttaaatatatataccctTAAAGCCATAttgcaaaaaattaaaatcgctgaactttttattttttcttgtttttagatCAAATAGTGAAAATGTTAACTCACAAAAACTAATGGCTGTATGGTAATTGTGGTTAACTAAGGTTATAAtggtgtaaatatttaattctgGCCAAGCTCACGTGTCTATTGTTTGATAGGCCTAACTACCTATGTTCTGGAGAACCCTTAAAGGTTTGGTAAGTATTTCATTTAGAATTTAAAgcttcattttgtttttcagcCTTTGATTTAAATCATGGTGGATGTTTTTTCTCCTAATTTTGATAAGAGTACTATGAAATTTATTTAccttttatgaaattttaggtcACCCAAGATGAAGTCTCAGTTTAAAGTCATCTATTGttatcgccttttgtccgtcctCATGTGTTGCATGTCAGTAAACAATTAACacttttgacttcttctccaaaactactgaagcaaattcaatgaaattttgcatacACCTGCTAATTGAATTGCTCCCCCCTCAGGGGACTGGGAGGAGCCTAAAGAggtaaaattgattaaaatttcaaaaatcttctcaacTATAGCATTGATGGAATCACATgttcttcatagattgaaaagtctTAAGGCCCTATACTTAAATTATGAATTTCATGGCCTTGGGGTCTCAGATTTTTACTGAACTGTATATACTTTGTATTTTCACATTAGTTCTGATTGAACCTTAAGAGTTTGATGGGTGGAAGGGGTTAATATAGTGATTACATGCCTTGTTACATTCTATGTCAGATCTGAGGTGACCCAAATTAAGGCCCAATGGGCCTGGTGTTACATTCTGTATCAGATcacaggtgactgttaaggcttcatggacctcttgtttaaTTTGCTTACACACGAGTCATACTTCTTCATATTAAGTGCAAAAGGTTGAGGAAATAAGATCATTGCATGGTGTATGCTTGGAATAGTGTTTGGTAAACCTTTATATATACTAAAGTGTTTATACCAAAAGAATCTTTAAGATTTGCATGTTTGTAAAGGCTAGTAAGAatatctttttatcttttactttttttatcacttttaattttttatgcaatGCTTTCCACCATACCTACAGGAAGTGCTTTCGCCTGAAAGTTTTTGATGCCATGGTAACAGCTGGTCAGTGtattttgacatatatattattgttgtaAGTGGTAAACTTTGTAGGATGTTTACTATCTGGTTACCAAAATCAGTAACCTAATTATATGAGACCTGGGCATGGGTATACATTTCAAGGGAAGCCCTAGGCCTGTCTTCTATAGAAACAAGTTCCCGAGGAAAATAGGGATTCCAAGATCCCAAAACGATATGTGTAAAGTCTGATTTACCATCTATTAATCCCACCTTGTGcttgtgacatcatattttgatgtgatttttttGGTGTCATAATTACCAAAAGATGAGACTAATTCTTGAttgaatattttgcatattttaccCACATTGTTTTGGAATATCAAAACctatgtattattattattaaagaaAGCCGctttgtttctgtttttgaatatttaaaaataactaTATGATTATTAAAACCTCTGGATTAGTATTATATTGCTTATGATTATTTTGGTTCTGTGATGAATGTCCACGAGACTCTTGCAAAAATGTGTCGTAAAAACATAGTGAGGTTCTCTTTCAGACTTAACTTACAACTGGcattttttttgatatttttatttgttataacatttgattcaattttaatcaaacatcttaataattattatcaatacTTGAACATCATGCTATTACCCAACTGTCATACGACTGTTACAACAATGACAGGACATtgaaaaatccaagatgacgaCCTCATAGATCGATGTTATCAGGCAGGTTGTCCGCAAATTTGACCCCtcaccacttttgacctttatttcttctctaggaggggggtcttatttgcggtcaaatacagtattagTGTGTGTTTCAATTGTGTTTCATTTGCAGAAATCCATTGATTTGGGGCTGATCAGATGGTTGTCTTTCAGGATGGTCTTTATAATAGTTTGTTGACCTTTACTTGtacattttgcttttgatgcaacttttatttctgaaattgtttatttattttaacatttattctGTTGCTTTCAGTGTGGCGTTTACCTTTGGAATTATAACCGTGGTTGCTGGGTTTGTTGGTGTGGCATTGGGAGCAGAAATTTCACGGCGCTACAAAAAGATTAATCCACGTGCGGATCCTCTGGTGTGTGCCTTCGGCCTGTTGACCTGTGTTCCATTCCTATTCTTTGCCCTGGTACTGTCACAATGGTACACAGTGGCAACATGGGTACGTATACATATCTTAAGTTGGGTAGTATCGCAAATCTAAAGTTTCAACAGGTTTATAAGTAAAGGGATAGCCAAGGTAGGATTTATGATCACATTTTTTGGGAGTTTGATAATTTGCTTAATTGTTGTGATAAAATAGTTTGGGGTCAAATGCAAACTCTTATTGTCTACAAATCATTATATTGCTTCGATGCAATAACATTACATTTCAGTATATGTAGAATACAGGATTGTGTATCTTTGGTGTAATAAAATTTCAGTACAATATCTTAAATCTTTGCCATTATAACTATACATTTAGATGGGATGTCATATATGTATtgcttttttaatatttcagatCTTGATATTTCTAGGAGAGACAATGTTATGTTTGAACTGGTCTATAATTGCTGATATGTTATTGGTAAGTTCTACACTACCTGTGACTTCTATAGAAAAACTGTTACCCTTTGTTACCCCTCGTCATGGCTACAACTTGTAGTCAGACCTTTTACAGAAGATGAGATAGTATTAAATTGTCCttcatattatgaaaattaaaatcttcATTTTGCTACTAAAACAAGACTAATAGAGCCTTTGATTAGTGCTGGAAAGTAATTTATTCTGAAATTAGAGGTCAACAGTTTTCATATATTCTTATTTGATTTTCAGTATGTTGTTATACCTACACGGCGGTCGACTGCAGAATCTGTACAAATTC
The Argopecten irradians isolate NY chromosome 9, Ai_NY, whole genome shotgun sequence DNA segment above includes these coding regions:
- the LOC138331341 gene encoding protein spinster homolog 1-like isoform X2, which codes for MMAKDEHIGKNGGYVNKGLELEEAPPGEKQNTAPIVDDDGNRHMSEVGVPEHVVVESQGDDSIPKSTAYASVAILLCINLLNYMDRYTVAGVLKDIQDYYDLENSEDGLIQTVFVLTYMVFSPIFGFLGDRYTRKYIMAGGIFFWSGVTFAGSMIPRDHFYGFAIMRALVGVGEASYSTIAPTIIADLFTGGMRSRMLMVFYFAIPVGSGLGYIVGSNIAKALGAWQWALRVTPILGIVCVVLILVVLKEPKRGMSEGGVTLHNTSYLTDLKEVIKIPSFVLSTIGFTCVAFTTGALALWAPLFMYDSIASQGKEASQAGVAFTFGIITVVAGFVGVALGAEISRRYKKINPRADPLVCAFGLLTCVPFLFFALVLSQWYTVATWILIFLGETMLCLNWSIIADMLLYVVIPTRRSTAESVQILFSHALGDAGSPYIVGLVSDRLAKNYNAPADSPFVQFKTLQTALYITPFICVLGGGFFLATALFIEKDKNTAKRITQGQAPIQEASDTDSYDDPIILGSEDAERLEAVA
- the LOC138331341 gene encoding protein spinster homolog 1-like isoform X3; translation: MSKFVPPFDDTVQLDEMPVDFSDTAPIVDDDGNRHMSEVGVPEHVVVESQGDDSIPKSTAYASVAILLCINLLNYMDRYTVAGVLKDIQDYYDLENSEDGLIQTVFVLTYMVFSPIFGFLGDRYTRKYIMAGGIFFWSGVTFAGSMIPRDHFYGFAIMRALVGVGEASYSTIAPTIIADLFTGGMRSRMLMVFYFAIPVGSGLGYIVGSNIAKALGAWQWALRVTPILGIVCVVLILVVLKEPKRGMSEGGVTLHNTSYLTDLKEVIKIPSFVLSTIGFTCVAFTTGALALWAPLFMYDSIASQGKEASQAGVAFTFGIITVVAGFVGVALGAEISRRYKKINPRADPLVCAFGLLTCVPFLFFALVLSQWYTVATWILIFLGETMLCLNWSIIADMLLYVVIPTRRSTAESVQILFSHALGDAGSPYIVGLVSDRLAKNYNAPADSPFVQFKTLQTALYITPFICVLGGGFFLATALFIEKDKNTAKRITQEMNKKDAKNRDITLKSIAGEDVEFEVTVNGGTAM
- the LOC138331341 gene encoding protein spinster homolog 1-like isoform X1, which encodes MMAKDEHIGKNGGYVNKGLELEEAPPGEKQNTAPIVDDDGNRHMSEVGVPEHVVVESQGDDSIPKSTAYASVAILLCINLLNYMDRYTVAGVLKDIQDYYDLENSEDGLIQTVFVLTYMVFSPIFGFLGDRYTRKYIMAGGIFFWSGVTFAGSMIPRDHFYGFAIMRALVGVGEASYSTIAPTIIADLFTGGMRSRMLMVFYFAIPVGSGLGYIVGSNIAKALGAWQWALRVTPILGIVCVVLILVVLKEPKRGMSEGGVTLHNTSYLTDLKEVIKIPSFVLSTIGFTCVAFTTGALALWAPLFMYDSIASQGKEASQAGVAFTFGIITVVAGFVGVALGAEISRRYKKINPRADPLVCAFGLLTCVPFLFFALVLSQWYTVATWILIFLGETMLCLNWSIIADMLLYVVIPTRRSTAESVQILFSHALGDAGSPYIVGLVSDRLAKNYNAPADSPFVQFKTLQTALYITPFICVLGGGFFLATALFIEKDKNTAKRITQEMNKKDAKNRDITLKSIAGEDVEFEVTVNGGTAM